CGTAGCTGGGCTCTGGTCAACGACCCGGTGTCGGCGGGGGTTGGTGCTGGGGGTGGGGGGACGGCATCGGCGGGGGGCAAAGCGGCCTCCCCAACCTGCGTGGTGTGGGAAGGCTCGCGCTGGGCCGCCTCGCGCAAGGCTTTGCGCGTGAGTGGAGCATCGCTTGGCACACCTGGCACGCAGTTGACCTTAGCCCATGCCCGGCCTGGAGCGAAGCCGCGAGCCGCCCCCGCCACGTTCTGATTGTCGGACGCCCACCAGCGGCTGTCACAGCGGGTGCGGGGCACGGATTGGCGGCGCTCCGTCTTGCCGCCAATGTCGCTTTCTATCCACCGATGCGCGCCGATTGTCGTTCCGTATCCACTGGAGCGCGGTCATTGTCGTTTCCTATCCATGCTCCCGCGACCCGCACCGCTGTGACCAGCCACTACGGAGAACCCCCGAGGATAGGAAACGACACTGGGCACCGCAAAGTGGATGAGAAGCGACACTGGGCACCGCAGGGTGGATGAGAAACGACACCGGGCGCTGCGGGGCGGACGGGGGATGACGCCGGCTGCCGCCCCGTGGAGGGGAAACGGCATTGGCCGCGGCGCGGGCGAAGAGGGCCCTGACCGGTGGGACGCGGTAACCTGGTGCGGTCTGCTGCTCGGGTTTTGGGGGCAAGCCGGTGGGATTCCGGCGCTGACCCGCAACCGTGAAAGGGCGCCTGGCCAAGCCGGGCGCCGCAAGCCGGAAAACCCCGCCGGGCAAATGGCTCCGTTAACCGTTGTCGAGGTTTGCCGGTCGGGGCGTCGCTGGGCGGGCAGGCCCGGGCGGCGGTCCGCCGCACCGTTACACCCGAAGGGTCAAAAGCTTGCCGACTCTCCTAGAACCCATGTCATCTCAGCATGTCGAGACAACTCCCGCGCCCACGCAAGTCGGCGGGGACGGGGAGCGAAATAGGTACCGTCCCCGTTTTCGGGCGGGCGGGGACGGCCCCGGAAATAGGTACCGTCCCCATTTTGCTGGGGGTGACCCGCGCCGCCGCCTTGCCGGCCGAACGGCCGCCGCCCTGCTGGCCGCCCTGACCGCGATCAGCCTCGCGGGGTGCTCCGGCGACGCGCCGGAGGCGCAAGGGTCCGGCACTCCCCCGCCCGCGACCAAGGCCGCCACCTCGACGCCTTCCGCCGGCGGGGACGCCACCGGGGAATCGGCGGGCGCGGCCGCCGAGTGGCTGGCCCAGAACCTTGTTGACGGCTCGCACGCGGAGGTTGAATACGACGGCGACAAGTTCACCGACGCCGGGTTGACCATTGACGTCATGTGGGCGCTGGTCGCAGTCGGGGACTTGGACGCAGCGCGCCGCGTGGCGGACTGGCTGGCTTTGCGGGATACCGCGATCGATTACGCCGGCGACGGCGAACAGGCCGCCTACCCCTCGGCCATGGGCAAGCTGGCGCTCGCCTACCTGACGCCCGGCGTCCAGAGCACCCCCGAATACAAGTCGGCGCAGGAACTCGCCGCGTCAGTCGCCGGACGCCTCAAGCCCGAGGGCCGCTTCCGCGACATTTCCGAATGGGGCGACAACTCGACGCCGGCGGGTCAGGCCTTCGGCATAATGCTGCTGGTCAAACTCGGCATGCTGGACGGGCTCAGCGCGGATCCGGTGGCGGGATTGGTGGGCGTGGCCTGCGAGGACGGCTCCTACCCGTCCATGTTCGACACCGACCCGCCCTGCACAGGCGACGTCGACACCACCGCGATTGTGCTCCAAGCTCTCCTCGCCGCCGGCCAGCCCGAAGCCGCCGACCGCGCCGTCGCCTACCTGCTCGCCGCCCAGACCGAAAGCGGCCGCTGGCAGAGCTTCGGCGCGGATTCGGTCAACTCGACCGCCTTGGCCGTCAGCGCGTTGAGCCTGGTGGACACCCCCGAGGCCAAGGACGCCGCGGCGCTGGGCTTGGAAACTCTGCGCGGTTGGCAACTGCCGAAGACGGCCGCCCTCCCCGCCGCAGACGGCGCCGAAGGCGACCTCCGAGCCACCGCCCAAGGCGTCCTGGGCCTGACTCAAACCAGTTACCTGGACCTTCTCGACATCCCGCCCAAGTGACCCCGTTCGCGCTTCTCCGCTGGCCAGCCGCCCTAGGCTTGGCCCTGCTGACGCTGCCTGCGTCAGCCCAGCCGCCCACTACCCAGGTCCCCGACCGTTCGGCCACCGTCCAGCAACAGCCCGCCGATGCCGTCCGCCCACCCGCCACAACCGCCCACGTCAGTCGGTGGGCCGAGGGGCGGACGGAGGGCGCGACCTGGACGCCGCCGGGCCTCGCCGCCGATGCCGCCGCTTCACCAGCTCGGCTTGCGTGGGTCGGCGGGCGGCTCAATGGCACCACTCGGGTGCCGCCGGGCCTCGCCGCCGACGCCGCCCCGTCGCGCTCTCAGCCCGCGTGGGTCGGCGGGCGGCTCAACGGCGCCGCTCGGGTGCCGCCGGGCCTGGCCGCCGATGCCGTCCGCTTGCCCACCCGACCGGCGACCGTCGGGGGGTGGGCTGGGGGGCGGTTGGACGGCATCGTGCGGGTTGGGGAAAGCGGCGGCCGACGTGACGGCGCTTGTCGGGTCGGGGAGGGCGTCACCGTGGTGGTGGCGGGCGGGGCGTTTGCGCAACCGGCGGTGCGGTGTGTCACGGACACGGTGGGGTCGGCGTTGGCGGCGACGGCGGCGGCGGGCTTCACCTACGAATTCGTGCCCCGGCAGATCGGTTTTGTCTGCCAAATCGACGGCTATCCGGACCCGTGCAACGGGGCGCCGGCGGACGCCTACTGGTCGTTGTGGACGGGTAGGGGCGGCGGATGGGTGTATTCGACCACGGGTGCGGCGACCTTGCGGACCCCGGTTGACACGATTGTGGCCTGGTCTTTCGGGGACGGCGACCCGCCGCCGTTGGCGGTGCCGGAGTTGGCGGCGGCTGGCGGCTCGGGTGGTGGGAACGGCTCGGACGGTGGGAACGGCTCGGGTGGTGGGAACGGCTCGGACGGGGGTCAAGGATCAGGCGGCGGCAGCGGGAACGGCTCCGGAGATGGCGGCTCAGGCGGGGGTAATAACGGGGACGGAACTGGTTTGAACGGAGGCGCTACCGGCACGGGCGGCGGGCAAGCCGACAACGGCGGAACCGGCGGCGGCGGGGTTGGTGCGGAGACTGAATCCGGCGGCGGCGCGGGCGAAGACGGCGGCGCGACGGCCAGCGGGCTGGCCGAGAGCGCCAGCAGCGTGCCGAGCGGCGCCGAAGAAGTGGCCGGGGACGAACGCGCGACCGGGACCGGGGTGACCGCGAGCGGTGGGATTGGCGAGAGCGGCGCGTCGAGCGGCCGGAACGATGAGGCGGCGGGTTCGGGTGCGGACGGGCCGGCGGGGACGATCGTGGCGGCTTTGTTGGTGGCGTTGGCGGGTGTGGGGACGTGGGCGGCGGCGTCCCGCCGGGGACGTGGGTGAGGCGGGCCCGGTGCATCCGGGCGCTTGGTGGCTGTGGGCGTTGACGTTGGCGGGGTGCGCATCGTTGACCACCAACCCGTTGATTCTGGCTTTGGTCGCGGCGGCGGCTTTGGCGGTGGCGGTGTTGCGGCGGGTGCCGGCCGCCTGGGCGTTGACGCTGCGTTTGTATGTTTGGCTGGCCGCGGCGGTGGTCGTGGTCCGCGTCGGGTTCCGGGTGGTGTTCGGCGCGGCGGGAGGCGGTTTGGGGCCGGTCGCGCTGGCGTTGCCGGCGTGGCATTTGCCGGTGTGGCCGGTTCCGGGCGGCGCGGGGTTGGTGTTGTTCGGCCCGGTCACCTGGGACGGGTTGTACCTGGGGTTCTGCGACGGCTTGCGGCTCGCCTGCCTGATCTTGGCAGTCGGGGCGGCGAATGTGCTGGCCAGCCCGAAGCGCGTGTTGGCGGCGTTGCCGGGCGCGCTGAGGCAGGTCGGCACGGCGGTGGTGGTGGCGTTGACGGTGTTCCCGTCGTTGGCGTTGTCGGTGAGCCGAGTCCGCCGGGCGGCGCGGCTGCGCGGGCCGGCGGCGTCTAGGCGCCAGGCGGTCCACCGGGTCGTGTTCCCGGTTTTGGCGGATTCGCTGGACCGATCGTTGGAGTTGGCGGCCTCGTTGGAGTCGCGCGGCTATGGCGCGGCCGGGCGGCGGGTCGGGCGGGCTGTTCGGGGCGCGCGGGCGCTGGCCAGCGCCGTGGTCCTGGCGGGCATGGCCGGCGGGGCGTTGGGCGTGACCAGCGGCCGGGGCGCGGCGGGCTGGCCGGTGTTGGCCGCCTCGGTGGTGGCGGCGGGGTTCTTGCTGCGCTGGCTTGGCGCGGACGTGGGCGCGACACGGCTGCGCCGCGAGGGTTGGAGCGCCCGTGATTGGCTGATCGCGGGCGGGGCGGCGGCGTGCGCCCTGGGGTTGGCGTTGTCCCCGGCCTTGACCGGCTCGCGCGCGCTGCATCCTGGTTCGCTGGGGTGGCCGCCGCTGCCGTGGCCGGCCCTTGCGGGGTTGGCGGCGTGCGTCTTCATGCCGCTGTGGGCCGTCCCCGCGTCGGCCGGCCGCGCGGCGCGGCCAACTTCCTCTGGCGCCGGGCCAACTGAGCTCGGGCCCGGCCCCTTACACGGGCGCGGAACCCCGCCCCAGCAGCCGGACCAGACCCCCGTGCCTGCCGACCGAGTCGTCCCGGCGGGGCCAACTTCCTCTGGCACCGGGCCAACTGGGCTCG
The nucleotide sequence above comes from Bifidobacteriaceae bacterium. Encoded proteins:
- a CDS encoding terpene cyclase/mutase family protein: MSSQHVETTPAPTQVGGDGERNRYRPRFRAGGDGPGNRYRPHFAGGDPRRRLAGRTAAALLAALTAISLAGCSGDAPEAQGSGTPPPATKAATSTPSAGGDATGESAGAAAEWLAQNLVDGSHAEVEYDGDKFTDAGLTIDVMWALVAVGDLDAARRVADWLALRDTAIDYAGDGEQAAYPSAMGKLALAYLTPGVQSTPEYKSAQELAASVAGRLKPEGRFRDISEWGDNSTPAGQAFGIMLLVKLGMLDGLSADPVAGLVGVACEDGSYPSMFDTDPPCTGDVDTTAIVLQALLAAGQPEAADRAVAYLLAAQTESGRWQSFGADSVNSTALAVSALSLVDTPEAKDAAALGLETLRGWQLPKTAALPAADGAEGDLRATAQGVLGLTQTSYLDLLDIPPK